The sequence CGGCGGGTTCGTCACTGACGCCTCCCTCGACGAAGGAGGAGGCGGTGCTGCTTGGCATCTGGAGAGAGGTCCTCGGTGTCGAGCGACTCGGCGTGGACAGCAACTTCTTCCGCCTGGGCGGCGACTCCATCCTCAGCATCCGGATTGCCGCGCGCCTGCGCGAGCTCGGGTACCCCGTCGGCGTCCGGGAGATCTTCGCCCACCCCACGGTCCGGCAGCTCGCGCGACACCTGACGACGACGCACCAGGGAGAGGTCGCGGCGGCGCCCGCGGAGCCCGCGTTCCACCTGATTGACGCGGCGGTCCGGCAGCAGCTTCCGCCCTCCATCGAGGACGCCTGGCCGCTGACCCGGCTCCAGTCGGGGATGATCTACCACTCGCTGATGAACCCGGGCTCGGCGGTCTACCACGACATCTTCTCCTATGACTTCCGCGCGCCGGTGAATGCGAAGCACCTGCGCGGCGCGGTGCGGGAAGTCGTGGGGCGCCACCCGCAGCTGCGCTCGCGGTTCGAGCTCCACCAGTTCGACGAGCCGCTGCAGCTCGTCGGTGGCGAGGTGGAGGTCCCCCTGGAGCTCGTCGACGTGAGCACGCTGTCTCGCGAGGCCCAGGATGCGGAGCTCGCGCGGTGGGTCGAGGACGAGAAGCGCCGTGACTTCGACCTGGAGACGGCCCCGCTGCTGCGCTGCTGGGTGCACGTGCGCTCTGCCAGCGAGTTCACGTTCACCCTCTCGTTCCACCACGTCATCCTGGACGGCTGGAGCGTGGCGCTGGTGATGGACGAGCTGCGCCGCGTCTACGCGTCCCTGCTGGGCGGACCCCCGGTCGTCCTCGAAGGGGAGGGCGCCCCCTACAGCATGTACGTAGCCCTGGAGCGCCGGGCCATCGACGACCCGAGCCACGCGCTCTTCTGGCGTGAGCTCCTGGCCCACATCCCGAGGCCGCTCCTGCTCGGCCAGCCATCCGGTGTGGGCAAGCAGGCCCCGGTGCCCTCCTCGGCGGAGCGGACGGTCCCCGCCGAGATGACGTCCGCGCTGCGAAGCCTCGCGGGGAGGCTCGGCCTGCCCATCAAGAGCGCGTTCCTCGCGCTCCACCTCCATGCGCTGGGAGAGGTCACCGGTCGCGACGATGTCGTCTCCGGGCTGGTGGTCAACGGACGCCCCGAGGTCTCCGGCGGAGAGCGGTGTGTCGGCCTGTTCCTCAACACCCTCCCGGTGGCACTGCGGCGAAGCGAGGGGTCCTGGCCCGCTCGCGTGGCGCGGGTGTTCTCCCTCGAGCAGGACACCGCACCGTACCGCCGCCTGCCGCTCGCTGAGATTTTGCGGCTCACCCGGCACAAGGAGCTGTTCGACGTCCTCTTCAACTACACGCACTTCCACGTGTACCAGTCCGAGGCCGACGGCCTCGTCCGGATTGCCGGCGCGCGGTACTTCGAGCAGACCAACTTCGGCGCCGTGGTGCATGCGCATCTCGACAGCTTCACCGAGCGCATGACGTTGGTCGTCAACTACGACGCCGCCCGCGTGGATGGAAAGCTCGTCGAGCGCTACCTCGACAGCTATCTCCGAGCGGCCAGCTCCGCGGCGGCGAGCACCGAGGCACCTGTTCTCACCGTGGCCGCGAGCCCGGCGTCACCCGCTTCGGGCACTACCCTCGAGCAGCAGCTCCGTGAGGCCCTCGCCGCCGTCACCCGCACCGCGGACGTGGGGCTCGACGACAACTACCTCGAGCTCGGGGTGGATTCGATCTCCGCCATCCGCTTCGTGGCCCGGCTCAAGCGGCTCGGCATCAAGCTCTCACTGCAGGACGTGTTCGAGCACCCGACGGTCCGCAAGCTCGCCGCCAGGCTCAAGGCCGCTCGCCCCGCGGACACGGTGCAGGGACCGGCCGCGCCCGTCGAGGCGGCCAGCACGCTTGCCCGACACCTGCCTCCCGGCGTGGCCGACGGCTACCCGGCAACAGCGCTGCAGCTCGACATGATTGCCGAGAGCCAGGCGGACGTCGCCCAGGCCATCTACCACGACCTCTTCAGCTACCGGTTCGCGCTGCCCCTGAACGAGGCGCTCCTTCGCCGCGTGCTGCGGACGCTCACCGACCGTCACGAGACGCTCCGCACCGCCTTCGACGTCGACGCCAGCCCCACGCCCATGCAGTGGGTCCACGCCGCCGTCACGCCGCACCTGGAAGTCCTGGACCTCTCGCGCTTGCGAGAGGAAGAGCAGTCAGGAGTGTTCGATGCCTGGTTCGAGCGGGAGCGCGCCACCAGCTTCGACGTCACCCGGCCGCAGCTCATGCGGACCTTCGCGCACCGTCACGGGCCGGCCTCCTTCACCCTGACGCTGAGCTTCCACCATTCCATCCTTGATGGCTGGAGCCTGTCGCTGCTGATTCGCGAGCTGGTCTCGCTCTACAGCGCCGCCCTGCAGGAGGTCGACGCGCCGGTGCCTGGAGTCGTCTCGTCCAGGTACCGGGACTACGTGAAGGCCGAGCTCGAGAGCCGGCAGTCGGAGGAGGCGCGCGCCTTCTGGAGGAACGAGCTGCGCGGCGTCGAGTACACCGCGCTGCCCCGGCCGCCAGGGCGTGGAGCCATGGCGCGCTGGAGCGAGACCAAGGTCTTGCTCGACCGGCCCCGGCAGGAGGCGTTGATGGAGATGACCCGTCGCGCTGGCGTGCCCGTGAAGTTCGGCCTTCTCTCCGCGCACCTCGCCATCCTGGGGCTGCTGGGGAAGCGGACGGACGTGCTGACCGCCACCTTCGTGAACGGCCGGCTGGAGGAGGAGGGGAGCGATGAGGTCCTGGGCCTCTTCCTGAACTTCATGCCGTTCCGTCAGTCCCTCGAGGGCCTCACCTGGCGCAGGCTCCTCGAGGAGACGTTCGCCAGCGACATCCGCAGGCTGCCGTACCGGCGTCATCCCCTGGCGAGCATCCGACGCGACCTGGGGCAAGAGCGGCTCGTGGAGACGGCCTTCAACTACACCCAGTTCAAGGCGTACGCCGACGTGACTCGCGACGGCTCCGCGAGCGCGGGCACCGGGCTCGTCAGCGGCGCCCGCTGGTTCGAGCACACGGCGTTCCCGCTCCTGGTCAACGCGGGCTACGACCTTCGCCAGGAGCAGATGATCCTCACGCTCAATGCCAACGGGCAGGTGCTCCCTCAGTGGAGCATCGAGGTGCTCGGCGCGCTCTACGACGCGACGCTGACGCGGATGCTCACTCGCGAGGACAGCCTGGTCACCCAGCCCTCCGAGGAGATGACCCGTCTGGCCGCGGCGCTGAAGGTCTCCGGGTAGCGCCGCCGCCATCGCCCCCACACACATCGCAGAACTCAACCTCGAGGAGAGACTCATGTCGCAGGAACCGCGCAAGACGGAACCGGTCATCAGCACGCATCAGCAGTCCGACGGCTACCGCTCCCACTACCGCCGCTGGGGCCGCTCCGAGGGGAGCGACGTCCTGGTGTACCTGCATGGCGGCATCAGCCACGCCGGGTGGCAGGCGCCGCTCGGCGAGGCCATCACCGCGAGCTCCGAGGTGACCTTCATCGCGTTGGACCGGCGCGGCTCCGGCCTCAACAGCGAGGCGCGGGGGCACCTCATCTCCGAGGAGCGGGAAGTCGAGGACATCGCTTCGTTCCTCGAGGCCATCGGCGGCTCCTTCCGCCGGGTGCACCTCGGGGGTTGGTGCTTTGGCGCGCAGGTGGCGTCCATCGTCGCCGCCCGGCTCGCCAGCCGGGGTGTCCTCACCAGCCTCGTGCTTGTCGCGCCGGGCTACGTCTACACGGAGCGCTACAGCGACGTGCTGAGGCTGTCCATGCAGGCCGTCTCCGAGGTCGTCAAGGAGCTCGGCGTCACGCCGGAGCCGCTGCGGGCCTTCGTGCCGGTGCCGCTGCAGACCAGCGACTTCACCGACAAGCCCCAGTGGCTGAAGTTCGTCGAAGAGGACACGCTCCGCCTCTCCCGGGTCACTCAGAGCACGGTCAAGGTCTGGGGCGAGCTCGGCGACCGCTCGCGGTCCACACTGGGAGAGCTGGGCGGGCTCCCCGTGCTCGCCGTGTTCGGCAGCCGGGACCGGCTCGTCGACCTCGAGCGCACGAAGGCGATGCTGCTGGAGCGCGTGCACCCGGCGCCGACCATCGAGCTGATGTCGACGCACCACGCGCTCCACTTCGAGGATCCGCGTGCGCTCGCCGACCTCATCCTCCGCTTCATCTCGAGCCAGGAGCCGCGTCTCACCGCCGTCGCGGCAAGCAGGCCGGGTGTGGCCACTGCCACGGCCCAGCAGCGCGGGGCGTGAGGAGGGGCCATCGCCACGCCCCCGGGTGAGCCGGCGCTGGAGCGAAGCTCGAACAGGAGAAGGGTCGCCATGACAGACACATTCAGACTGCGCGAGCTCACGCTGATGGCCAGCAGCATGATTGCCATCATCGGGACGACGGCCATCGCCGCATCGCTGCCTCACATGAGCGAGGCGTACGCCGACGTCCCCAACAGCCGGTTCCTCGTGAGCGTGGTGCTCACCCTGCCGGCGCTGTCGGTGGCCTTGTGCGGCCCCTTCATCGGCATGGCCATCGACAGCTGGGGGCGTAAGCGCATCTTCATCCTGTCCCTGCTCATCTACGGACTGTCCGGGGCGGCGGGCAGTGTGCTGCCGTCGCTGCCCGCCATCCTGGTCAGCCGGCTCGTCCTGGGAGTCGCGGTCTCCGGCATCACCACCTGCTCCACGGCCCTGCTCGCCGACTACGCCGAGGAGCGGAAGCTGGGCAATCTGATGGGCAGACAGTCCCTGTTCATGTCCCTGGGGAACGTCGTCTTCGTCTCGCTGGGCGGCGTGCTGGCGGACCACCACTGGCGGCTGCCCTTCCTGCTTTACGCGGTGGCCTTCGTGGTCCTCCCGGGCGTCGTCTTCACCATCACCGAGCCGCGCGTGGCGCGAGCCGCACAGCCGTCGGTCTCGGTCGCCACCGTCGAGGTAGTCCCGGTCCGGAGGACCGTGCTCGTCTACGCCCTCGGCTTCGTGAACATGGTGGTGTACTTCATGGTGCCGGTGTACCTGCCGTTCCACCTGAGGTCCTTCCCCGGCAACAGCAGCGCGCGCGCGGGAGGCCTGCTGGCGGTCGTCGGGCTGAGCTGGGCCGTTTCATCCTCCATGTATCACCGTGTCCGGCGGCACCTCTCCTTCGAGCAGGTCGCGTTCGTCGCCCTCGCGCTCATGGGAATCGCCTACCTGATGATTGCCAGGGCCATGGGCTACGCGCTGCTCATCCCCGCTCTCGTCATCATCGGCGCGGGGCTGGGCGTGTTCGTCCCCAACCTGAACGCGTGGCTCCTGTCGTTCGCACCCACGACGATGAAGGGGCGGATGATTGGCGGTCTCGTCTTCTTCGTATTCCTCGGCCAGTTCTTCTCACCCATCTTCACGCGCCCGCTGAGAGACACCGCGGGCATCTCGGCGAGCTACTTCGCGGGTGGCGCGCTGTTGCTGCTGCTCTCGCTCGGGACGATGGCGGGGGGGAGAAGGGCCATGCCCATGAGGCTCTCCGCCGAGCGTGACCTGAAGTAGACACCTCTTCCTGCTGACCCCCACACCCGGAGCTTCAGGCATGAATGCACGCACCCAGCGGTCCGGCTCGAGTAGGGCCCATGCGCGGTCTTCCATGCGCGCGAGCCTTCCCATGGCGCTCTGTCTCGCCACGGGCTGCGCGACCTCTTCGCGGATGGCTTCGGCGGCCGAGCCGCCGTCCAGGCCGACAGAAATCTCACCTGCCTCGCCCGTCGGCAGGCGCATCAACCCTCCCCAGCTTCCGCGGCCCAATGGCTATAGCCACGTCGTGGAGGTCCACACGGGGCGCACCGTCTACATCTCGGGGCAGGTGCCGCTCGACGCCGGGGGGAACGTCATCGGCGCTGGCGACTTCCGTGCGCAGACGGAGCAGGTCTTCGCCAACCTGTCCGCCGCGCTGAGCGCGGTGGGCGCCAACTACGGCCACGTGGTGAAGCTGACCATCTTCGTCACGCAGTTGACGCCCGAGACACTCACCGCGCTCCGCGAGGTGAGAGATCGCCACATCGACGCCGCACACGGTCCGGCCAGCAGCCTGGTGGAGGTGAGCCGGCTGTTCCGCCCGGAGCTCCTCGTGGAGATGGAAGCGGTCGCCGTGATTCCGGACTGACGGGGAGGGGTCGAGCCCCGGGTGCTTGTCAGGTCCCGGGGCCCGCGCAGTCGTTGGCGGCGTGAACGCCGCCCAGACCCTGACGCCGAAGTCGCTGGCTGACTTCCTGCTGCATGTCGCCGTCATCCGGCCCGTCTTCATCTGGGGGCCGCCCGGCATCGGGAAGTCGTCCATCGTCCAGCGCTTCGCCCAGGAGGTGGGACTGCCCTGTGTCTCACTCCTGGGCAGCCAGCTCGCTCCCGAGGACCTCATCGGCGTGCCGCAGATTGTCGGGGGCAAGAGCCGCTTCTGTCCGCCCACTGTCATCGCTCGCGAGGAGCCCTACTGTCTCTTCCTCGATGAGCTGAACGCGTGCTCACAGGAGGTGCAGAAGGCCTTCTACAGCCTCATCCACGAGCGGCGCCTGGGCGAGTATCAGCTCCCCTCGGGCTCCATCGTGCTCGGCGCCGGCAATCGCGCCCAGGACAGCGCCATCGTCAAGCCCATGTCCTCCGCGCTGATGAACCGCATGGTGCACGTCCAGCTCCAGGCCTCGCACCGCGACTGGATGGAATGGGCGTACCAGAACGAGCTCCACCCGCTGGTGCTCGACTACCTCCAGAATCGCCCCGACCACCTCTGGAGCCAGCCTCCCAAGACGGAAGAGCCGTTCTCCACCCCTCGCTCGTGGCACATGCTCAGCGACGGGCTGCGCGAGTACGGCGACGACCTCACCGACACCGCGCTGGAGCTGCTCGCCTGCGGCTGCCTCACGCCCTCGCACGCCGGACAGTTCAAGGCCTTCGTGAAGCAGGTGCGCAGCCGGTACCGGCTCGGCGCCATCCTCGAGGGCAAGCTGAGCTGGCCCCATGCGCCCGAGGACCGGGACGTCCTCTACTTCCTCTCCCAGTCGCTGCGCGCCCACCTCGTCAAGGAGCTGCCCGCCACACGCGAGGGGCTCGGGGCCCAGCACCGCGAGCTGGCGCACCGGGCGAAGGCGCTCATCAAGGACCTGGCGGCACTGAGTTTCGAGATGGCCCAGATGGTCGTCGCGCGCCAGGACGGGCAGGGGCTCCCGGACTGGTTCTTGATGGAGGTCGTCCGCGATCTTCCGCGCCTCGTGGAGAAGCGGCATGGGGCGTAAGGGCTCGCCAGGGAAGCCGGACCCCGCCACCGAGGACTTCGACAAGGGCCTCGAGAGGGTGAGGCAGCATCCGCTCTTCGGATGTTTGCTGAGGGGACGCGTCTATCGCGACGAGCAGCTCCTCGGTCCTCGCGTCCCGCACGATGGCTGGGCCATGGTGTCCGCCAACGGCACCATCCGCGTCCACTCGAAGCGCCGTGGGTCGCCGGAGGAGTGGGCCTATGTGCTCGCGCACTGTGTCCTGCATCTGGGGCTCGGACACTTCCGGGACGTGGATGACGCGGAGGCATGGCAGGCCGCGTGCTGCTGCTTCATCGCGCGCTTCCTGCGAGACCTCAAATTCGGCCGGCCTCCGGAGGGCATGCTCATCGACCTGGAGACGCTCGGAGCCCAGGACGAGGAGCGGCTCTACACGGCCTTCCGGCTCCGGGGCATTCCTCCCCAGCTCCATGGCGCGGGGGCCGCCGGTGAGGGTTGTGCGGACATGCTCGCGTCCCATTTGTCGGAACCCACCGCGCGAGCCAAGGAGCGGCAGGAGTGGCAGCGCCTGTTCGCCGGCGGTCTGCTCGACGCCGTGGACTCCGCGGTGGAGGTGGCTGCCGGGATTGATTCCCCGGCGCGCTCGTCACACCCGAGGACTCGCGCCGCGCGCGCCCGCTCGTGGTTCATGGCCCACTTCCCGTTGCTCGGCTCCCTGGCCGCCGCGTTCGAGCTCATCGAGGACCCGCTCCTCTGCCAGCGGCTGCACATCTCCGTGGCCGCCGTGGATGCGGAGGCACAGGAGCTCTACATCAACCCCCACGCGAATCTGGACGAGGCGGAGCTGCGCTTCGTCCTCGCGCACGAGCTCCTCCACGTGGGGCTGCGGCATCAGGCGCGGCGGTTGGGGAGGGAGCCGTTCCTGTGGAACATCGCGTGCGACTACGTGGTGAATGGCTGGCTCGTGGAGATGGGCGTGGGCGAGCTGCCCTCCATCGGCGTGCTGCATGACCCGGAGCTCAAGGGCATGTCCGCGGAGGAGGTGTACGACGTCATCGTCACCGACCTGCGGCGCTACCGGAAGATGGCCACGCTGCGCGGCGTGGGACTCGGGGACATGCTCGGCGAGGAGCGCGAGTGGTGGAGGACGGGGGAGGGCGTGTCGCTCGACTCGTTCTACCGCCGCTGCCTCGCGCAGGGGCTGGAGTACCACTGCTCCTCGGGACGGGGACTGCTGCCTGCGGGGTTGGTGGAGGAGATTCGCGCGCTGGAGCAGCCGCCCATCGACTGGGACGTGGAGCTGGCCCGCTGGTTCGACGCGCACTTCTCTCCGCTGGAGCAGCGCCGGAGCTGGCTGCGGATGAGCCGGCGACAGTCCTCGGCGCCGGACATTCCCCGCCCCAGGTGGATGCCCGCGGAGCGCATGGAGGACGGCCGCACCTTCGGGGTGGTGTTGGATACGTCGGGCTCCATGGACCGCAAGCTGCTCGCGAAGGCGCTGGGTGCCATTGCCAGCTATGCGCTCGCTCGGGACGTGCCGCGCGTGCGCGTGGTGTTCTGCGACGCGGTGGCCTACGACGAGGGCTACCTGGCGCCCGAGGACATCGCCGGACGGGTGCGCGTGCGCGGGCGGGGTGGCACGCTGCTTCAGCCCGGCATCGACCTGCTGGAGCGGGCGCACGACTTCCCGAAGGATGGTCCGCTGCTCATCATCACCGACGGCTATTGTGACCGGCTCCTCGTGAAGCGCGAGCACGCCTTCCTGCTGCCCATGGAGCGCCATCTTCCCTTCGCGCCGAAGGGGAAGGTGTTCCGTCTGTCTTGAGCATTGGCCGGACGGTTACGGAGCAACGACTGCACTTCGAAGGGCGCCAACTCCGCGCTGGAGTGCTACTTCTTCAGCCAGAAGAACTGGTCTCCGCTGCCGAGCGCTCGCTCCAGGAACTCGCTGAACGAGGCGGCAATCTGCCGGACCTGTGGATACGTCCCATGGTACGCGTCGAGCAACGGGTACCGGCCGTCTTCTTGCCGTGCTACATCTACGAGTACGAAATCGGTGTCCTGGCAGTCCACGAGCGCATACCAGGACGCCGGCCCGGCTGAATCCTCGTCCTTGCCCCAGATTGCAACTCGCGCTCGGCGTACATCGGCGAGCGAGAGGATGCTGTAGTTCGCATCGGGCAGCGGCTTGAAGAGCTCCGCTCCGTCGCAGTGAAGGTAGAACGCGCGCAGGTCCGCATCGAGCCGCCAACCGACTTGTGACTCGAACGCGGCAATTCTCTCTGGCGTGGCCGGGGGGTGCGGGAAGTGCGCGCGGGAGATTTCGGCCAGCATCTGTTCCATCGTCATGGCTGGTCGATGTAAGGCCGGTCAGGCCCCACCGCGCTCCACGGAGCCCCGCGCGTGTAGCACGCTGGGTAGGCGTTATTGATGACCTTGTGCACCTCTGGCTCGACAGGCAGCACATTGGCAGGTGCCGTTGGGTCGCCACCGTGCAGCAAGTCAAAGATGTGATGCCCCGGCCAGTTGCGGCCCGCGGTTTGTGGCCATGCACCAAACTCGCGACCCCACTGGTTCCTGAACCCGGTGCGTGCGTTCTCCCAGGTTTCCCGCCGCTGCTCAAGGTCGGAGACCTTCGCGTAGTCGCAGCAGCAGTGGGTGATGGCCACCCGTCCACCCGCCGCTGCTGGGAAGAAGAAGGCGAAGCGCCCGTGCCAGTCACCCTTGATATCCGCTAGCCAGATGCACCCCAGCAGCGCATGCCCCTGCGATGCACATTGCCGCTCGCAGCGCGTCATCCACGCGGCACTGCACTGCCAGGGGCCGTAGTAGATGGTCGTCTCAATCGTGCCACCAGCGGGCGAGGGCAACGTGGGCCCAACCCACTTCGCGGAGGCGGGCTTTCCAGTCGCGCTCACCGTGGCTGAGCCACAGCCCGTCACGCCCACCAGAAGCAACGCCAGCACAGTGAACGTCTGCTTCGACATGCCCATGCCAATAACATTGGAGATCAAAGCCATTCAAGCCAAGGCCCTCTGCCGTACGAATGCACCGCAGAAGGGCTACGCCCCTGCATGCGAGGGCGGCGGCTGCACTTCGAGCAGCTCGGGCACCAGCGTCTGGCAGATGGCCTCCACGCGGTCGAAGAGCCAGAAGCCGAAGGGCTGAATCGCGTCGGGAGTCAGGGGTTGCTCCGGCCACGAGGCCCCGGGGTCGTTCTCGCCGAACGCGTGGATGCCGAACTCGCCCTCGGGAGTTCGGGTGCGCCGGTCGAAGATGAAGCTGAGGCCGTCATGCCAGCCTCCGTGGAAGACGTGGGCCTCCGCCAGCCCAGGCAGGGGTTGCTCAAACTGCTCCGCGAGCTCCTGGACGTTGTACTCGTCCGCGTTCACCTCCAGAACGCATTGGCCCCCTCCGCTGACGTTGCCGCTGTAGTGCGTCGGCACCTTGCCGGCCCACTTGACGACCCACGTCGCGGTCCCATAGCGCCGCACGAAGTAGTCGAAGGACGAGCCCTCCGCTGGTGCTTCCACGGGCCGCAGCCAGCGACCGAAGCGCTTCGCGTGCAGGTCCCTGAAGAACTGGCCATGTCCCATGGAGTCGAGCCTGTCCCCGTCCGCGTCGAGTTGGAGGAGCTCGACGATGAAGTGGCCCGCACGCAGCTTGTGGTGCAGCTCCGTCAGGCGGGCGACCGCGGCATCGACGGCAGCGTGAGGTGTCTCCGGGCGGGCGAATGCAGTCAGCTCCACCTGCGGCAGCGCCGGAGGTTCCGGGTTCATCTCCGTGCCTTGCGGCTTGGACATCGTGAAGGGGCTGAGCCCCTCCTGTTCCAGCGCGAAGAGTCGCTGCTCCGCCGCGGCGACAGCCTGCTCGCGGCTGGCGAAGAGCGTACGCTCCTCGGCCACGGTCTTCTCCGTCCCCACGACTCGCGTGGACACCGTGAGCCGCACGGCCCCATCGACCTGCACCTGCTCCGCGCGCACCAGTCCAGGCTGGGTGAGCCGAAGCTCGCGCCTGACAAGCCGCTCGCGTGACACGTTCCAGCCGTACACCCGCTCGAAGCCCAGCTTCCGGTAGTGGGCCGTGAGGGCCTCCACGTCGGTGGGCTTCAGCCGGGTCTGGGTGCAGCGGCCTCCGAAGCTGCCCCGGGTGATGATGGCGGTACCCTCGAAGAGGGCGATGTCGACATAGAGCCCGTCGAGCTTCTGGACGAGGAACACTCGCTCGCGTGCCGCGGCGGGACTGGGGACTCGCTCCTCCTCGAGCAACGCACCCTGGCTCCAGACGTGGAGCCGGAAGTCCGCGCTGTGGAACCAGCACTCGTCGGGATGGTCGAACACGAGCATCCGGCTGTCGTTGTAGACAGCCCTGCCGTTGTTGAGTGCCTTGACCTGCTGAATGCTGCGTCCCACGTCGGTGTCCTCCGCGCCGGAGCCAATGGCGTACGGCACTCCATCTCCAGAGGATGGGTGCACCGCGCCCTGGCTGAAGCATGCCCTTCTTTCCGTCGCACGGCCGCACGATGTGGCAGCTTCTCGCCCCATGCCCCGCGCCCGGGCCAGAAGACTCCGTCCTTCTCCAAGGCACCCCGCTTCGTGCGAGGCGACTTCACGGTGAAGAAGAACGTGATTCTCTCCGGACCGCTGCTCGTGACGGGGAACCTGACGGTGGAGGGTGTGCTGCACAACGTGGGGCCGGAAGGGCTCCTGGTGGTGGGCGGCTCGTTGCGCGCCACCGGGTTGGACACGAGCGGAGAGGTGCTGGTGGGCGGGGACGTGGAGGCCCGCGTCGTGTGGGGGCACTACAACGACCACTCCCTCCGGGTGGGGAATGTCTTGAAGGCGGACGTGGTCATCGAGGACGACCACGACGTGCAGGCCCTCGTGAAGTCCCGGCACCACTTCGAGCGTGACGAGTTCGACGAGTCGGACGCCGCGCTGAAGAAGGTCTTCGTGCGCGAAGCCTTCTCCTCGGAAGGGCTTGATCGGTACAAGCTCTTCAACCTGCTGCGCAAGAGCAGGGCGGTGCTGGCCAGGGCGCGCTGAGGCGCCGGCCGTCACCGCATGCCCAGCCACACCCCCAGGCGCGGCGCCCGTCGAAGCAGCGCGAGGAAGACTGCCGTTCCGCCGAAGGTCAGCACCGCCATGAACACAAGCCTCGGGGCGGGTGGCCACCCAAGCCTTGCGGCCAGCAGGTCCGCGGTGATCAGGAACAATGCGTGCGCGAGGTAGAA comes from Pyxidicoccus parkwaysis and encodes:
- a CDS encoding vWA domain-containing protein produces the protein MGRKGSPGKPDPATEDFDKGLERVRQHPLFGCLLRGRVYRDEQLLGPRVPHDGWAMVSANGTIRVHSKRRGSPEEWAYVLAHCVLHLGLGHFRDVDDAEAWQAACCCFIARFLRDLKFGRPPEGMLIDLETLGAQDEERLYTAFRLRGIPPQLHGAGAAGEGCADMLASHLSEPTARAKERQEWQRLFAGGLLDAVDSAVEVAAGIDSPARSSHPRTRAARARSWFMAHFPLLGSLAAAFELIEDPLLCQRLHISVAAVDAEAQELYINPHANLDEAELRFVLAHELLHVGLRHQARRLGREPFLWNIACDYVVNGWLVEMGVGELPSIGVLHDPELKGMSAEEVYDVIVTDLRRYRKMATLRGVGLGDMLGEEREWWRTGEGVSLDSFYRRCLAQGLEYHCSSGRGLLPAGLVEEIRALEQPPIDWDVELARWFDAHFSPLEQRRSWLRMSRRQSSAPDIPRPRWMPAERMEDGRTFGVVLDTSGSMDRKLLAKALGAIASYALARDVPRVRVVFCDAVAYDEGYLAPEDIAGRVRVRGRGGTLLQPGIDLLERAHDFPKDGPLLIITDGYCDRLLVKREHAFLLPMERHLPFAPKGKVFRLS
- a CDS encoding SMI1/KNR4 family protein, producing MTMEQMLAEISRAHFPHPPATPERIAAFESQVGWRLDADLRAFYLHCDGAELFKPLPDANYSILSLADVRRARVAIWGKDEDSAGPASWYALVDCQDTDFVLVDVARQEDGRYPLLDAYHGTYPQVRQIAASFSEFLERALGSGDQFFWLKK